From the Lathyrus oleraceus cultivar Zhongwan6 chromosome 4, CAAS_Psat_ZW6_1.0, whole genome shotgun sequence genome, one window contains:
- the LOC127074915 gene encoding F-box/kelch-repeat protein At1g23390 has protein sequence MGSQRIQEKEVEAPIHGDILEAILSHVPLIYLLPASHVSNHWNGAVSSSLRYVNPVKPWLTVHTQNSRAPHVIKSYAYDPRSRSWIKIHAPQINHTSALRSSHSTLLYTLSPAKFTFSLDSLHLEWNHAPSPRVWRVDPVVARFGNRIVVAGGACDFEDDPLAVEMYDIDSGNWIQCESMPEMMEDTTASTWLSVAVAGEFMYVTEKNSGTLYSFDCKTMTWQGPYELRREESVFFSVTGMVRNRLVVVGIVGDAENVKGVKIWEVKKELGFETMELCAMPKEMVKKLIGESGNGLLNSIELVCIGDFVYVYNPSEPEEMVVCEVLQGGGCEWRIARNEVVNHDARMGRVVLCGGDVRLEDLKSAVSGNCRFELVQV, from the coding sequence ATGGGTTCCCAGAGAATTCAAGAAAAAGAAGTAGAAGCTCCCATCCATGGAGACATCCTAGAAGCCATACTCTCTCACGTGCCGCTCATTTACTTGCTGCCAGCTAGTCACGTGTCAAACCATTGGAACGGTGCGGTCTCGAGCTCTCTCCGCTACGTCAACCCCGTGAAGCCGTGGCTCACGGTTCACACTCAAAACTCCCGTGCTCCGCACGTGATCAAATCATACGCGTACGATCCACgctcccgttcatggatcaaaatTCACGCGCCACAAATCAACCATACGTCCGCTCTACGATCATCGCATTCCACGCTCCTCTACACGCTCTCTCCTGCAAAATTCACCTTCTCCCTCGATTCACTCCATCTCGAGTGGAACCACGCGCCATCACCACGTGTTTGGCGCGTTGATCCGGTGGTTGCTCGCTTTGGAAACCGCATCGTTGTTGCTGGTGGCGCGTGTGACTTCGAGGACGATCCTTTAGCAGTGGAAATGTACGATATAGATTCTGGCAATTGGATCCAGTGCGAGTCCATGCCTGAGATGATGGAGGACACTACAGCGTCGACATGGCTCTCTGTTGCCGTCGCCGGTGAGTTTATGTACGTGACAGAGAAAAACTCCGGCACGTTGTACTCCTTCGATTGTAAAACGATGACGTGGCAAGGACCGTACGAACTTCGAAGGGAGGAGAGCGTGTTCTTCAGCGTTACGGGAATGGTGCGGAATCGTTTGGTTGTGGTGGGAATAGTAGGCGATGCGGAGAACGTGAAAGGAGTGAAAATATGGGAAGTGAAAAAGGAATTAGGATTTGAAACGATGGAATTGTGTGCGATGCCGAAAGAGATGGTGAAGAAACTAATAGGTGAGAGTGGGAATGGGTTGTTGAATTCGATTGAATTGGTTTGTATTGGTGATTTTGTTTACGTTTACAATCCGTCTGAACCGGAGGAGATGGTGGTGTGTGAGGTGTTGCAGGGAGGAGGATGTGAGTGGCGGATTGCGAGGAATGAGGTGGTGAACCACGATGCAAGAATGGGAAGAGTGGTGTTGTGTGGCGGTGACGTGCGATTGGAGGATTTGAAGAGCGCGGTTTCGGGGAACTGTAGATTCGAATTGGTACAAGTGTAA